The following are from one region of the Stigmatella ashevillena genome:
- a CDS encoding lysophospholipid acyltransferase family protein encodes MIRARKGGPFGWLLDHYVGWKFRSMFRGLWVRGTLPPGSEARLVYMNHSNWWDGFVLHQLGQAAGWDAYCLMEEKNLRRYRFLARIGAFSIRPGDATSSLESLRYARELMRRPRAAVGVFPEGVHRPFGVLPLRLERGVELLARAGRVECLPVAFRYAFFEHERPEVLVEVGSPHGPGPLSLFQESLGAVVQRVASASSLEGFTLRVAGGSGVAERWDALRGMRA; translated from the coding sequence TTGATTCGAGCGCGGAAGGGAGGGCCATTCGGCTGGCTGCTGGACCATTACGTGGGCTGGAAGTTCCGGTCCATGTTCCGAGGCTTGTGGGTGCGCGGCACGCTGCCCCCCGGCTCGGAGGCCCGTCTCGTCTACATGAACCACTCGAACTGGTGGGACGGCTTCGTGCTGCACCAGTTGGGGCAGGCCGCCGGGTGGGATGCGTACTGCCTGATGGAGGAGAAGAACCTGCGGCGCTACCGCTTCCTGGCGCGCATCGGGGCCTTCAGCATTCGGCCCGGGGATGCCACCTCCTCGCTGGAGTCCCTGCGCTACGCGCGGGAGCTGATGCGCAGGCCGCGGGCGGCGGTGGGGGTGTTTCCGGAAGGAGTGCACCGGCCCTTCGGCGTGCTTCCGCTGCGGCTCGAGCGGGGCGTGGAGCTGCTGGCGCGGGCCGGGCGGGTGGAGTGCCTGCCCGTGGCGTTCCGCTATGCCTTCTTCGAGCACGAGCGTCCGGAGGTGCTGGTGGAGGTGGGCTCTCCGCATGGGCCCGGCCCCCTGTCCCTGTTCCAGGAGTCGCTGGGGGCGGTGGTGCAGCGGGTGGCCTCGGCGTCGAGCCTGGAGGGCTTCACCTTGAGGGTGGCGGGGGGCAGCGGGGTGGCGGAGCGGTGGGACGCGCTGCGGGGAATGCGGGCATGA
- a CDS encoding lycopene cyclase domain-containing protein, which translates to MMEGRWAYLIHLLGWSLPVIAFQLGMLFWHYRERTAGVLRAVLPPAFIVGVYLSIADHLAIAAGIWNFGEGKHLGIYLGKVPLEEVLFFLITSVLVSLGLALFTALWSLREARVP; encoded by the coding sequence CTGATGGAAGGACGCTGGGCCTACCTCATCCACCTGTTGGGGTGGTCCCTGCCCGTCATCGCCTTCCAACTGGGGATGCTCTTCTGGCACTACCGGGAGCGCACGGCAGGGGTGCTGCGGGCGGTGTTGCCACCGGCCTTCATCGTCGGCGTCTATCTGTCGATCGCGGACCACCTGGCCATCGCCGCGGGCATCTGGAACTTCGGCGAGGGCAAGCACCTGGGGATATACCTGGGGAAGGTTCCCCTGGAGGAGGTGCTGTTCTTCTTGATCACCAGTGTGCTGGTCTCCCTGGGGCTGGCGTTGTTCACGGCGCTGTGGAGCTTGAGGGAGGCCCGGGTGCCTTGA
- a CDS encoding 2OG-Fe(II) oxygenase, which translates to MTDFIEIHDGVLDPKLCRDIIDRFNRSSHVQRGRIGHGVDTSKKDSYDLCMNLTPDWEDMVRLLMDRTFPPLRSYLRKYLYTLIGAVSPAVVDPKTGQRVALTEQNFAALGDPLLDQLVGYFYRYGYLNVQKYIQGSGGYPHWHSEIYPKDASCEPLHRVLAFQFYLNDVSKGGETEFYYQQRKVESKAGRLIIFPAGFTHTHRGNVPESGDKYIITSWVLFQRAETMYGNNPPT; encoded by the coding sequence ATGACCGACTTCATCGAGATCCATGACGGTGTCCTGGACCCCAAGCTGTGCCGGGACATCATTGACCGGTTCAACCGGAGCTCTCACGTGCAGCGGGGCCGCATCGGCCACGGCGTGGACACCTCTAAGAAGGACAGCTACGACCTGTGCATGAACCTCACGCCGGACTGGGAGGACATGGTCCGGCTGCTGATGGACCGCACCTTTCCGCCGCTGCGCAGCTACCTGCGCAAGTACCTGTACACCTTGATTGGCGCCGTCTCCCCCGCCGTGGTGGATCCCAAGACGGGCCAGCGGGTGGCGCTGACGGAGCAGAACTTCGCCGCCCTGGGAGATCCCCTCCTGGATCAGCTCGTGGGCTACTTCTACCGGTACGGCTACCTCAACGTGCAGAAGTACATCCAAGGCTCGGGCGGCTACCCGCACTGGCACTCGGAAATCTATCCGAAGGATGCCAGCTGTGAGCCGCTGCACCGCGTGCTGGCGTTCCAGTTCTACCTGAACGACGTGAGCAAGGGCGGCGAGACGGAGTTCTACTACCAGCAGCGCAAGGTCGAGTCGAAGGCCGGTCGGCTGATCATCTTCCCCGCGGGCTTCACGCACACCCACCGGGGCAACGTGCCGGAGTCCGGGGACAAGTACATCATCACCTCGTGGGTGTTGTTCCAGCGCGCCGAGACGATGTACGGCAACAACCCTCCGACGTGA
- a CDS encoding glycosyltransferase family 2 protein, protein MSLGVLLCVGWAVLAAGFSAVALFRLLRVERRAAVATRVPVLLLRPVDEPTPRELENLSRPVDYAGPLEQVVVSPYRPRLGPGTRWLPSDPTTPNRKVGHLLYALAVLDVGERVVLAVDADVAVTGALVEGLAGPVAAGAALSTAAPTPVEVRGLVGWAVAGLLRHTHHSFRALQAMSVGAKAVCGKALGLSPGAIQELRGLVDHIGEDLELSRRLHARGLEVVLAEAPALVPMGPAPSWRGALARFTRWMKVLASHRPGLYPTVPLLFTPTLPLGVLSVALGSAALAGATGVLVLVRTLLSWRLAVLTVPQEGPARAAAAPGLGAVATAWWLGEALLLAAFVCSLGQAQVTWRGRTYALRRGGRMAPVWPEFSGGPG, encoded by the coding sequence ATGAGCCTGGGGGTGCTCCTGTGCGTGGGGTGGGCGGTGCTCGCCGCGGGCTTCAGCGCGGTGGCGCTGTTCCGGCTGCTGCGCGTGGAGCGGCGGGCCGCCGTGGCCACGCGGGTGCCGGTGTTGCTGCTGCGGCCGGTGGATGAGCCCACGCCCCGGGAGCTGGAGAACCTCTCCCGGCCCGTGGACTACGCGGGCCCCCTGGAGCAGGTGGTGGTGTCCCCGTACCGGCCCCGGTTGGGGCCCGGGACGCGGTGGCTGCCGAGTGACCCCACCACGCCGAACCGCAAGGTGGGCCATCTGCTGTATGCCCTGGCCGTGCTGGATGTCGGGGAGCGGGTGGTGCTGGCGGTGGATGCGGACGTGGCGGTGACGGGCGCGCTGGTGGAGGGGCTGGCGGGGCCGGTGGCGGCGGGCGCGGCGCTGAGCACGGCGGCGCCCACGCCCGTGGAGGTTCGCGGGCTCGTGGGGTGGGCGGTCGCGGGGCTGCTGCGCCACACGCACCACAGCTTCCGGGCCCTGCAAGCGATGAGCGTGGGCGCCAAGGCGGTGTGCGGCAAGGCGCTGGGGTTGTCGCCTGGGGCAATCCAGGAGCTGCGCGGGCTGGTGGACCATATTGGCGAGGACCTGGAGCTGTCCCGGCGGCTGCACGCGCGGGGGTTGGAGGTGGTGTTGGCGGAGGCGCCCGCGCTGGTGCCCATGGGGCCTGCGCCTTCGTGGCGCGGCGCGCTGGCCCGCTTCACGCGGTGGATGAAGGTGCTGGCCAGCCACCGGCCGGGGCTGTACCCGACGGTGCCGCTGCTCTTCACGCCCACGCTGCCGCTCGGGGTGTTGAGCGTGGCGCTGGGCTCGGCGGCGCTGGCGGGGGCGACGGGCGTGCTGGTGTTGGTGCGCACGCTGCTGTCCTGGCGGTTGGCGGTGCTGACGGTGCCGCAAGAAGGCCCGGCGCGGGCCGCCGCGGCGCCGGGCCTGGGGGCGGTGGCCACCGCGTGGTGGCTGGGCGAGGCGCTGCTGCTCGCGGCGTTCGTGTGCTCGTTGGGACAGGCCCAGGTGACGTGGCGCGGACGGACCTATGCGCTGCGGCGCGGCGGCCGGATGGCGCCGGTGTGGCCCGAGTTCAGCGGAGGTCCGGGATGA
- a CDS encoding serine/threonine-protein kinase, whose product MGDSESTFRIQGRKATTPVPWRTEPGGEVNTDLPYSLAGEYLLKRLLASGGHGSVYEAEHRILGRRVAVKVLHPHLADQGEMLQRFVREARIVNQIRHPNVVDIHDFGMMPDGSPYYVMELLEGRTLSQLVQERGRMSAERALAYLEPVCMALGAAHQAGIVHRDLKASNVLVVEDGPTPQVKLLDFGIAKVLQPAGGQEGLTLAGQRLGTAYAMAPEQLRGGPINPNTDVYALGVLLFQLLTGRYPFQSKDRMELERLHLEAPPPRPSACAPVSLAVDAVVLRCLEKEAERRFPHTAAFLTALRQAVDTQGLASADGRAGHALAVHAEVEIAEGAHDDEVFHASLADVLDRLERELRQVGFLLALQVGTAQLGIRLLGAEHALSAAEANALRTALERMCLEVSEQARRLGARLHMCAHVGMVEVRGEAADLEVLGGPLTELSTWVIQAPGALHLTPSAAHILEFGA is encoded by the coding sequence ATGGGGGATTCCGAGAGTACTTTCCGCATTCAGGGCCGCAAGGCCACCACGCCCGTGCCGTGGAGGACCGAGCCGGGCGGAGAAGTAAACACGGATCTGCCCTACTCGCTCGCGGGCGAATACCTGCTGAAGCGGCTGCTGGCCTCGGGCGGTCACGGCAGCGTGTATGAGGCGGAGCACCGCATTCTCGGCCGGCGCGTGGCCGTGAAGGTGCTCCACCCGCACCTGGCGGATCAAGGCGAGATGCTCCAGCGCTTCGTGCGCGAGGCCCGCATCGTCAATCAGATCCGCCACCCCAACGTGGTGGACATCCACGACTTCGGGATGATGCCGGATGGAAGCCCCTATTATGTGATGGAGCTTCTGGAGGGCCGCACGCTCAGCCAGCTCGTGCAGGAGCGCGGGCGGATGTCCGCCGAGCGGGCGCTCGCGTACCTGGAGCCGGTGTGCATGGCGCTGGGCGCCGCGCACCAGGCCGGCATCGTCCACCGCGACTTGAAGGCCAGCAACGTGCTGGTGGTGGAGGACGGCCCCACCCCGCAGGTGAAGCTCTTGGACTTCGGCATCGCCAAGGTGCTCCAGCCCGCGGGCGGCCAGGAAGGGCTGACGCTGGCCGGGCAGCGGCTGGGCACCGCCTACGCCATGGCCCCCGAGCAGCTCCGGGGCGGCCCCATCAACCCGAACACGGACGTGTACGCGCTGGGGGTGCTGCTGTTCCAGTTGCTCACGGGGCGCTACCCCTTCCAGTCCAAGGACCGGATGGAGCTGGAGCGGCTGCACCTGGAGGCCCCGCCCCCGCGGCCCAGCGCCTGCGCGCCGGTGTCCCTGGCGGTGGACGCGGTGGTGCTGCGCTGCCTGGAGAAGGAGGCCGAGCGGCGCTTTCCCCATACCGCCGCCTTCCTCACGGCGCTCCGGCAAGCCGTGGACACCCAGGGGCTGGCCTCCGCCGATGGGCGCGCCGGGCACGCCCTGGCCGTGCACGCCGAGGTGGAGATCGCCGAGGGCGCCCACGACGATGAAGTCTTCCACGCCTCACTGGCCGACGTGCTCGACCGGCTCGAACGCGAGCTGCGCCAGGTGGGCTTCCTCCTCGCCCTCCAGGTGGGAACCGCGCAGCTGGGCATCCGGCTGCTGGGGGCCGAGCACGCCCTGTCCGCCGCCGAGGCCAACGCCCTGCGCACGGCCCTGGAGCGGATGTGCCTCGAGGTCAGCGAGCAGGCCCGCCGCCTGGGCGCCCGGCTCCACATGTGCGCCCATGTCGGCATGGTGGAAGTCCGGGGCGAGGCCGCGGACCTGGAAGTTCTGGGAGGCCCCCTCACCGAGCTGTCCACCTGGGTCATCCAGGCGCCCGGCGCCCTGCACCTGACGCCCAGCGCCGCTCACATTCTCGAATTCGGCGCTTAA
- a CDS encoding lycopene cyclase domain-containing protein, with amino-acid sequence MTYARFLGVFVVLPLLFLGVRYRKTFTARSLAPLGMLLIVVYAATSPWDNLAVKWGLWGFDAGRIWGLKLGYLPLEEYLFFGLQTLLVGLWARARLARVLAGGTQPGTVPSPKRGTALNPREVLP; translated from the coding sequence ATGACGTACGCGCGTTTCCTCGGAGTGTTCGTGGTGCTGCCCCTCCTCTTTCTGGGGGTGCGCTACCGCAAGACGTTCACGGCCCGGAGCCTGGCGCCCCTGGGGATGCTGCTCATCGTGGTGTACGCGGCGACGTCGCCCTGGGACAACCTGGCGGTGAAGTGGGGGCTGTGGGGCTTCGACGCCGGGCGCATCTGGGGCCTCAAGCTGGGGTACCTGCCGCTGGAGGAGTACCTCTTCTTCGGCTTGCAGACGCTTCTGGTGGGGTTGTGGGCGCGGGCGCGGCTGGCGCGGGTGCTGGCGGGTGGGACGCAGCCCGGGACGGTGCCCTCGCCCAAGAGGGGCACGGCCCTGAATCCGCGGGAAGTGTTGCCATGA
- a CDS encoding MerR family transcriptional regulator, giving the protein MSLLRIRTIARLTGIREATLRAWERRYGFPRPHRSENNYRAYTREEVENIRRVAKLIEEGLSVSEAIAQVKALPVRELPTGERLSERFWSAVMGMDTDEAQQVLDDGQAAMDVDTYCDGFLLPLLREMGGRLDIAREHLASALIRQRLSALMAAEGGRQEGPRAVLACPARDHHEGGLLALGLYLKRQGWRVTVLGADTPAEALRSACAQVRPDLVALSFVRRREPEEMAEVVRECVQACAPVLVVVGGAAAREHLKAIFSSGAQYAETASELMVLWQQARGAPNRT; this is encoded by the coding sequence ATGAGCCTGCTGCGCATCCGCACCATTGCCCGGCTGACCGGCATCCGCGAGGCCACCTTGCGCGCCTGGGAGCGGCGCTATGGCTTTCCGCGTCCGCACCGCAGTGAGAACAACTACCGCGCCTACACGCGCGAGGAGGTGGAGAACATCCGCCGGGTGGCGAAGCTCATCGAGGAGGGGCTCTCGGTGAGCGAGGCCATTGCCCAGGTGAAGGCCCTGCCAGTCCGCGAGCTGCCCACGGGGGAGCGGCTCTCGGAGCGCTTCTGGTCCGCGGTGATGGGGATGGACACGGACGAGGCGCAGCAGGTGCTGGACGACGGGCAGGCCGCCATGGACGTGGACACGTACTGCGATGGCTTCCTCCTGCCGCTGCTCCGGGAGATGGGGGGGCGGCTGGACATCGCCCGCGAGCACCTGGCCTCGGCGTTGATCCGCCAGCGGCTGAGCGCGTTGATGGCGGCGGAAGGGGGACGGCAAGAGGGCCCCCGCGCGGTGCTGGCGTGCCCCGCGAGAGATCACCACGAGGGGGGCCTGCTGGCGCTGGGGCTGTACCTGAAGCGGCAGGGCTGGCGGGTGACGGTGCTGGGCGCGGACACGCCGGCCGAGGCGCTGCGCAGCGCGTGCGCCCAGGTGAGGCCGGACCTGGTGGCCCTGTCCTTCGTGCGCCGCCGGGAGCCGGAGGAGATGGCGGAGGTGGTGCGCGAGTGCGTGCAGGCCTGTGCGCCCGTGCTGGTGGTGGTGGGCGGCGCGGCCGCGCGGGAGCACCTCAAGGCCATCTTCTCGTCCGGAGCGCAGTATGCGGAGACGGCCAGCGAGTTGATGGTGCTGTGGCAGCAGGCTCGCGGGGCTCCCAACCGCACGTGA
- a CDS encoding YqjF family protein yields the protein MDRLAPSLRPDERVVMYQRWRKLLFLHWELPAEVLARALPPGLSLDTHEGRAFIGLVPFTMRGVRPALLPPFPPLSNFHETNVRTYVHREGKDPGVFFFSLDAANGIAVRLARAWYKLPYFYSRMTLTDDAASGWRAYRSERRWPAPVPATFAARGLPEGEAAASTPGTLQHFLMERYFLYTAHAGALLRGQVHHVPYPVRSARVEGLEESLLEAVGFHRPAGAPLVHASEGVDVEVFALKRV from the coding sequence ATGGATCGCCTCGCCCCGTCGCTCCGCCCCGATGAGCGCGTGGTGATGTACCAGCGCTGGCGCAAGCTGCTCTTCCTCCATTGGGAGCTGCCCGCGGAGGTGCTGGCGCGCGCCCTGCCCCCGGGGCTCTCGCTCGACACGCATGAAGGGCGGGCGTTCATCGGGCTGGTGCCCTTCACGATGCGGGGCGTGCGCCCAGCCCTGCTGCCCCCGTTCCCCCCGCTGTCGAACTTCCACGAGACGAACGTGCGCACGTACGTGCACCGGGAAGGCAAGGACCCGGGGGTGTTCTTCTTCAGCCTGGATGCGGCCAACGGCATTGCCGTGCGGCTGGCGCGGGCCTGGTACAAGTTGCCGTACTTCTATTCGCGGATGACGCTGACGGACGACGCGGCGAGCGGGTGGAGAGCCTACCGCTCCGAGCGCCGCTGGCCCGCCCCCGTGCCCGCCACGTTCGCCGCGCGGGGCCTGCCCGAGGGCGAGGCGGCGGCCTCGACGCCTGGGACGCTCCAACACTTCTTGATGGAGCGCTACTTCCTCTATACCGCGCACGCAGGCGCGCTCCTCCGCGGCCAGGTGCACCACGTGCCCTACCCGGTGCGGAGCGCGCGCGTGGAGGGGCTGGAGGAGTCCCTGCTGGAGGCGGTGGGCTTTCACCGCCCCGCTGGCGCCCCGCTGGTGCACGCCTCGGAGGGGGTGGACGTGGAGGTGTTCGCGCTCAAGCGCGTCTGA
- a CDS encoding S8 family peptidase, with translation MKTVRNTLFLGSALALAACGGELNDTEMLDGAEVGQAEAPLIMAPAGTAVPGSYIVVTKQEGGLRRASLASRITPRHSYSVINGFAADLTAEQLAEVRKDANVLFVEEDAVVQLETTQSNATWGLDRIDQESLPLNGTYIYTSTGTGVTAYIIDTGIQANHSQFGGRAAVAYDAVGDGQNGNDCQGHGTHVAGTIGSSTYGVAKNVKLRAVRVLNCSGSGTNSGVIAGINWVTTNHVKPAVANMSLGGSASSAVNTAVTNLSNAGVFTAVAAGNSNANASTFSPASAPAVTTVAASTKTDARASYSNYGSLIDIYAPGTDITSTWINSGTSTISGTSMASPHVAGVGALYKATYGDASSATVDAWLKTNASNDKLSGNPSGTPNKLLNKRAL, from the coding sequence ATGAAGACCGTGCGCAACACGCTTTTCCTTGGTTCTGCCCTGGCCCTCGCTGCTTGTGGTGGTGAGCTGAACGACACCGAGATGCTCGACGGAGCTGAGGTCGGTCAGGCAGAGGCTCCGCTGATTATGGCGCCCGCCGGGACCGCCGTTCCGGGCTCCTACATCGTCGTGACGAAGCAGGAGGGCGGTCTGCGCCGCGCGTCGCTGGCCTCGCGCATCACCCCCCGCCACAGCTACAGCGTCATCAACGGCTTCGCCGCCGACCTGACCGCGGAGCAGCTGGCCGAGGTACGCAAGGACGCCAACGTGCTGTTCGTCGAGGAGGACGCGGTGGTGCAGCTGGAGACCACCCAGTCCAACGCGACCTGGGGTCTGGACCGCATCGACCAGGAGAGCCTGCCGCTGAACGGCACGTACATCTACACCAGCACGGGCACCGGCGTGACCGCGTACATCATCGACACGGGCATCCAGGCCAACCACTCGCAGTTCGGCGGCCGCGCGGCGGTGGCGTATGACGCGGTGGGCGACGGCCAGAACGGCAATGATTGCCAGGGTCACGGCACGCACGTGGCGGGCACCATCGGCAGCAGCACCTACGGCGTTGCGAAGAACGTCAAGCTGCGCGCGGTGCGCGTGCTGAACTGCTCGGGCTCCGGTACCAACTCGGGCGTCATCGCCGGCATCAACTGGGTGACCACCAACCACGTGAAGCCCGCGGTGGCCAACATGAGCCTCGGCGGCAGCGCCTCGTCGGCGGTGAACACGGCGGTGACCAACCTGTCCAACGCGGGCGTGTTCACCGCGGTGGCCGCGGGCAACAGCAACGCCAACGCCAGCACCTTCTCGCCTGCGAGCGCCCCGGCCGTCACCACGGTGGCCGCCTCCACGAAGACGGACGCGCGCGCCTCGTACTCCAACTACGGCAGCCTGATCGACATCTACGCGCCCGGCACCGACATCACCTCGACGTGGATCAACAGCGGCACCAGCACCATCAGCGGCACCTCGATGGCCTCGCCGCACGTGGCGGGCGTGGGCGCGCTCTACAAGGCCACCTACGGCGATGCGTCCTCGGCCACGGTGGACGCGTGGCTCAAGACCAACGCCAGCAACGACAAGCTCTCCGGCAACCCGTCGGGCACGCCGAACAAGCTGCTGAACAAGCGCGCGCTGTAA
- a CDS encoding MFS transporter, whose protein sequence is MKFLRDLRSVLNLTVLVAGLGYFVDLFDITLFGVVRVASLKDIGITDPAEILEKGLLIYNCQMIGMMVGGLIWGILADRRGRLSVMFGSILLYSFANIGNAFAWDATSYAVFRFLGGLGLAGELGAAITLVAESLPKDKRGLGTTVVATLGMLGIVAAALIGQRLHWKTAYLTGGVMGLALLFARFKISESELFAKKTDPSRANPLLLLQGGRFLKYICCILIGVPIYFTTGILFTFAPELTAGLNVQGTVTAGNAILYGSFGLTLGDLLSGLFSQWLKSRRRAVALNLVLGFGLMLVYGLVSGLTSTTIYLLSFLIGITVGYWAVLVTMAAEQFGTNIRATVATTVPNFVRGSATLAASGFAVLKGQMPVASAAILVGSICFGLALLALTQIEETFHRDLDYEEGSRPE, encoded by the coding sequence ATGAAATTTCTGCGTGATCTTCGCTCGGTGCTGAACCTGACGGTCCTCGTCGCCGGCCTGGGCTACTTCGTCGACCTCTTCGACATCACCCTGTTCGGCGTCGTCCGGGTCGCGTCCCTCAAGGACATTGGCATCACCGATCCGGCGGAGATCCTCGAAAAGGGTCTGCTCATCTACAACTGCCAGATGATCGGCATGATGGTGGGAGGCCTCATCTGGGGGATCCTGGCCGACCGGCGCGGCCGGCTGTCGGTGATGTTCGGCTCCATCCTGCTCTACTCATTCGCCAACATCGGCAATGCGTTCGCCTGGGATGCGACGAGCTACGCGGTCTTCCGCTTTCTGGGAGGCCTGGGCCTGGCGGGCGAGCTGGGTGCCGCCATCACCCTGGTGGCCGAGTCCCTGCCAAAGGACAAGCGCGGCCTGGGCACGACGGTGGTCGCGACGCTGGGCATGCTGGGCATCGTCGCCGCGGCGCTCATCGGGCAGCGCCTGCACTGGAAGACGGCGTACCTGACGGGCGGGGTGATGGGGCTGGCGCTCCTGTTCGCGCGCTTCAAGATTTCCGAGTCCGAGCTGTTCGCCAAGAAGACGGACCCGTCGCGCGCCAACCCGCTGCTGCTGCTCCAGGGCGGGCGGTTCCTCAAGTACATCTGCTGCATCCTCATCGGGGTGCCCATCTATTTCACCACCGGCATCCTTTTCACCTTCGCCCCGGAACTCACCGCGGGGCTGAACGTCCAGGGGACGGTGACGGCCGGCAACGCCATCCTGTATGGCTCTTTCGGGCTGACGCTGGGAGATCTGCTGTCGGGCCTGTTCAGCCAGTGGCTCAAGAGCCGTCGGCGCGCGGTGGCGCTCAACCTGGTGCTGGGCTTCGGGCTGATGCTCGTGTACGGCCTTGTCTCGGGGCTCACCAGCACCACCATCTACCTGCTGAGCTTCCTCATCGGCATCACGGTCGGCTACTGGGCGGTGCTGGTGACCATGGCGGCCGAGCAGTTTGGCACCAACATCCGCGCCACGGTGGCCACGACGGTGCCCAACTTCGTGCGCGGCTCGGCGACGCTGGCGGCCAGCGGGTTCGCGGTGCTCAAGGGGCAGATGCCCGTGGCCAGCGCGGCGATCCTCGTGGGGAGCATCTGCTTCGGACTTGCCCTGCTGGCGCTCACCCAAATCGAGGAGACGTTCCACCGGGACCTCGACTACGAGGAGGGCTCCCGACCCGAGTGA
- a CDS encoding MerR family transcriptional regulator, which translates to MAERTYRIHIAAELSGVSPELIRAWERRYGVPRPLRTPAGYRVYTEQDVALLRRLKQLTGEGMSIREAAAWASRELEGAPASPLVPPPVPPLEGGIASRTEAWREAVLAAAERYDQPRVSQVLDEVLAALPPIKAFDEVLAPVQRAVGDRWHAGTLTVAQEHLVSQVVRARLVSLLHVAPENAGRRHAVLGCFPDEEHEVGLLGTALRLRHAGIRVSVLGQRVPARDLGLMVGQLRPHLVGLSAVMNPGEAVFEQTLSELRALLPSEVPLWVGGPAALLHEEVCTRRGVRVFRPGDDWATLWA; encoded by the coding sequence ATGGCCGAGCGCACCTACCGCATTCACATCGCCGCGGAGCTGTCAGGCGTCAGCCCGGAGCTCATCCGCGCCTGGGAGCGCCGCTACGGGGTTCCTCGGCCCCTGCGCACCCCGGCGGGTTACCGCGTCTATACGGAGCAGGATGTCGCGCTGCTCCGACGGCTGAAGCAGCTCACCGGGGAGGGCATGTCCATTCGTGAGGCCGCGGCCTGGGCCTCCCGGGAGTTGGAGGGGGCCCCCGCGTCCCCGCTCGTGCCTCCGCCCGTGCCCCCGCTCGAGGGGGGCATCGCCTCGCGCACGGAGGCATGGCGCGAGGCGGTGCTCGCGGCGGCGGAGCGCTATGATCAGCCCCGCGTCTCCCAGGTGCTGGACGAGGTGCTGGCGGCGCTGCCACCGATCAAAGCCTTCGATGAGGTGCTGGCCCCGGTGCAGCGCGCGGTGGGAGACCGGTGGCACGCGGGCACGCTGACGGTGGCCCAGGAGCACCTGGTGTCCCAAGTGGTGCGGGCGCGGCTGGTGAGCCTGCTGCACGTGGCGCCGGAGAACGCGGGGCGGCGGCACGCGGTGCTCGGGTGCTTCCCGGACGAAGAGCACGAGGTGGGCCTGCTGGGAACCGCCCTCCGGCTGCGGCACGCGGGGATCCGGGTGAGCGTGTTGGGGCAGCGCGTCCCCGCCAGAGATCTCGGCCTCATGGTGGGGCAATTGCGCCCCCACCTCGTGGGGCTGTCGGCGGTGATGAACCCCGGAGAGGCCGTCTTCGAGCAGACGCTCTCCGAGCTCAGGGCCCTGCTGCCCTCGGAGGTGCCCCTGTGGGTCGGAGGCCCCGCGGCCCTGCTCCATGAGGAGGTGTGCACGCGGCGCGGCGTGCGGGTGTTCCGGCCCGGCGACGACTGGGCCACGTTGTGGGCTTGA
- a CDS encoding tetratricopeptide repeat protein, translating to MRRFIVLLATLACFGGCSCQDKPRALPPKAVATAPAPALSAPALPAAPPIPPKAMELHMQGREHGKEGQFPEALQLFQQAQAAAPDWLFPLYDTGYTYVLMGDTAKALEAFEQLDARAPQGFSETKKFLDSLRREKAGTVPPGTLRDFIALRQLRDPKQTHQKWVALTQRAPQFVPAWQELALSEEDPVAATTLVEKTLALNPDIETRGLLLVHQATLLRRRGQEDEAQKKLRALAGDAQLPPSITSLARELQQALPEPAPSAPAP from the coding sequence ATGCGCCGCTTCATCGTTCTGTTGGCCACCCTCGCGTGCTTCGGGGGGTGCTCGTGCCAGGACAAGCCCCGCGCCCTTCCGCCGAAGGCCGTGGCCACCGCCCCCGCGCCGGCCCTCTCCGCCCCCGCCCTCCCCGCCGCGCCGCCCATCCCCCCGAAGGCCATGGAGCTGCACATGCAAGGGCGCGAGCACGGCAAGGAGGGCCAGTTCCCGGAGGCGCTCCAGTTGTTCCAACAGGCGCAGGCCGCCGCCCCGGACTGGCTCTTTCCCCTCTACGACACGGGCTACACGTACGTCCTCATGGGCGACACCGCCAAGGCCCTCGAGGCCTTCGAGCAGCTGGACGCGCGGGCGCCCCAGGGCTTCTCCGAGACCAAGAAGTTCCTCGACAGCCTCCGCCGCGAGAAGGCGGGCACCGTCCCCCCGGGCACCCTGCGGGACTTCATCGCCCTGCGCCAATTGCGAGACCCGAAGCAGACCCACCAGAAGTGGGTGGCGCTCACCCAACGTGCGCCCCAGTTCGTGCCCGCCTGGCAGGAGCTGGCCCTGTCCGAGGAAGACCCCGTGGCCGCCACCACGCTCGTGGAGAAGACACTGGCCTTGAATCCGGACATCGAGACCCGGGGCCTGCTGCTCGTGCACCAGGCCACGCTCCTGCGCCGGCGCGGACAGGAGGACGAGGCCCAGAAGAAGCTGCGTGCGCTGGCCGGGGACGCCCAGCTTCCGCCCAGCATCACCTCGCTGGCCCGGGAGCTTCAGCAGGCCCTCCCCGAGCCCGCGCCCTCCGCCCCAGCCCCCTAA